Genomic DNA from Equus caballus isolate H_3958 breed thoroughbred chromosome 10, TB-T2T, whole genome shotgun sequence:
ACTCTGAGAAACAAAATAAGTGATATAGTATTgaattaaaatccaaaatatcaaagaaatataCATGAGTCTATGCTCTtatagataaatgatgcataaaggggagagaagagacataccttctttacagaagaattccaaataaaatatGTAGATACTCCCTTTTCTAGGAGACGAATCTTAATTCCCACCCGCCCCTTGCCCCCTTGAAGGTGGGCTATGCTTAGggacttgcttccaaagaataGTGTAGAGAAAGGGATaaacagtaactttacagtggagaaacctgccAAAGACTACCGTAACCAAGTGATCATGGTTAACATCAGCAGAGATGTCATGTAGCTatcatgtgcctcctgatatgTTGTGATGAGAAGAGCTGATTTTTTCCAAAAACACATAACCGCAGTCTAATTCTGATACCAAACCCAGATCAGACAAACCCAGATCGGGGCGACATTCTACAGGATACCTGACCAGGACTCCTCAAGACTATCAAGgacatgaaaaacaaggaaagactgagaaactgtcacagaccagaggagactggggagacatgacaactaaatgcaatgtggtgcTCTGGATTGAATTCTGGGACAGACGGAGTATTTTAATGGAACAACTGAAATCTAATAAAAGGGTAGAGTTTACTTCATAATAATGTACCAAtgcccttttctttgttttggtaaATACATCATAGTAAGGTAAGATAATGGGAAAACTGGGTAAGGAGTATATGGAGGCTCTCTGTACTATTTATGCAGCTTTTCcgcaaatttaaaattattataaaataaaaaatattttaaaatccccCAATTTTAGCATGTTATGTCATATCTAGACATTTAATAGAGATTTCCCTGGGACATGGTTGAAGCAGATGAGCGAGCCTGGGGAATGATAGGAAAAAAAGTACAGCAGCTGAAAATCATTCTAAGATAATGATTCCTCCACAGTTTATCAGAGTAGGCACCATAATTCCTCTAACTTCTTGTATTTTGAGAGACAGCTGGACAGTACGAGTTTTGTTTCATATGCTCTTAGTATTTCTGAGGGAAGTGTTGGGAGCAAAGTGATCTGATTTGGAGAACTGTTTTAAAAGGGCTCAAGCACCCACCCTCTCCAGCTGTCGGTGTCTTGATATTCCATATAATTCCATTTCAACTTTCTCACCAACTCAGCTCCCTGTGATACATTTAGAAGCGTATTTTTTTCTAGAACTGTGGCTGCTTCCCTTTCCCATTCAAAATAGACCACCCTTTAAGAATGTAATATTTCCAAAGAATTTCAAGAAGCTAAGTGAGAAAAAATGTCATGGGCCGAGAGACCACCTAAACCTTTGGTACCAGGGTAGCCACAAACTTTGACTAATGATGGTTAAATTGTtcacacattctttttttaaaaatcttcacagTGTTATGTATGGTGTGTGGTGAAACCAAGCAATTATGTCTTtccaaaagaaatacaataatcTATTgtaaagacaaattttaataaacattttttaacccAACATGTTATATTATCACTGACTTACTCATTTGAACAACTTCGTAATACAACttcaagtaaaaaataatttagatttatttattcagttttagAGACAAGTTTAAGGGTCTTTCCTAAGTTTACTGTCTTTAGGTAAGTCTTTGTTTTAATTAGTTCTAATTAACTTGTCCTAAAGTATTCAAATATTAATGAGATCCTGCtcctctaaattaaaaaaaattaaaacacaaaaattaaaaggtCATACACAACACCTGGGATATTTACAAATGTGCATAGCTGtgcaaaatgtataaataaaatatttaaataagattgTTATTGTTGATGACAAATATAAAATTCTTCTGCAAATAGAATCTTgagttctgtttatatttttaatgatgatTTAATGATGATGAAACAATTACATCACTGACTTCAACATTTATCACTGAAGATCCTCAAATAGCTGCTTCAGAACATGTCTTATTTTCAGAAACCGCCTTATACAGACATTACTGCCCATATATCTAAGTGTGGGATGTTTCAAGTTATTGTTGCTTCATTTTCTATTGTAGACGTCTTAGGATCTCTGAATTGTTCTTTtaacaaacaaagcaaaagaaaacacttaCCATCTGGCATCCTTATTCTGCTGATACATCTCCCAAGTatagcataaaattaaaatgtagcaCACCAAAATCAagggcaaagggaaaaaaaaagttgttatcGTCAAATAAAGTGTATACCTGTAAACGGAGAGAGAAGACATGACTGTTGCGTTCACATTGCTAGAAACTGGCTTTTACAGTTAATGAGTGatgcttttctgatttttcagagCCCAGGATAAAAGTACTTGGAAAAAGTTAAGGATCTTTGGGTGCTGTCACTGGGGAAGTCCTGCTCTTCGTGGGTTCACTGACGAGGATGCTTGTCGCTTCTCTAGCCAAGCCCAACACTGCTGAGTACTCAACAGGTGAGGATACTTATTATTATCACTATCTTTAGTGTTATTAACAACAACAGGCAACAGCAGGTAACATTTATTATCTAGCAGGCACCGTTCTCAGTGCTTCACATATTTTAACCCATTGAATCTCAGCAGTCTCATGAGTACAATGCCATTAGCATCCTTAcgttacagaagaagaaactaaggcacagaggggttaagtggCTTCCCCAAGGTTgtccagctagtaagtggcagagatgaGATTTGAACTCAGACAGACAGTCGAGCTGCACAGCCCACACTTGTAACCAAGACTCCAGACAGCCTGTCAAAGGGCCTGTTGTAAAATCAGCCAGTCTTTTCCTCAGTGCTCCTCCGGGGGGATTTCTCAGGTGAGCCAACTCCATTTCTGCACAGATGCCAGGTGTCCTCCTTCCTGGCAGAACCCCGGCAtcagtgaaagaagtcagccCAGACTTCGTGGGTATGGAcagagcagcagagagagagcaTCTGGGACGAGAGCGACCCTGAACGCAGCACAGTAGTTCCAGTCCCAGTTTACAGTAAGGACTTAATTCTAGGAAGAACAGCAGAGGCCAAAACCTCAGAATATCGCTTATGATAAGCAACCAAAACCAGCGGAAGCAGCTGTCAGTGCAAAATACttaatctttgtttctttgaCCCAGGCCAAAGTCATACAGTCCTATAGTGAGCCTCAGGTTGTGTTCTTTTAGACAGGTTGGGGCCCTATCAGTCTCCCAGCCTCCAGTGATTAAGTACCATTTCACCTTTAAATTGGCTGATGGCTTTTGTCTGTAAGTGCAGCCAGTGCTGGTGGGAGGAGTAAGAAATAAACAATCAATCCTATCGATGTTGCACTCCTCTGGAGAGTTTTGTTACTCGATTCGTGGCCTTGCAGGgcctctgcctccatccctctTGGGTTGTGTCTATATAATGCAGAAATGACTCATCTAATTGACAAGTGGTACACAGGAAAAAGGAATGTGCCAGATCGACTTGCCGTAACGTGTGCAAAAAtcacctagcacagtacctggcccTTAGTAGGTGATCAAAAAATTTTAGTCATAGactccaatgctatgttaaaaatctaagaaaatttttgacttaatttttcaagttaaaatgtAAGGAGTGCCTGTGTTGGTTGCTGTATTagtttctagggctgctgtaaccaattaccacaaactggggggcttcaaacaacagaaatgtattgtctcacggttctggaagccagaagctgaaatcaaggtgttggcagagttggttccttttGGGAGTTTTGAGGGAGAATGTGCTCCACACCTCTCTCCTAGCCACTGGTGATTTCtagcaatccttggtgttccttggtttgtggacacatcactccaatctctgtcttcacatgccttctcctctctttgtctcttcaaATCTCCTTCTCCTCATCAGGAGCcaatcattggatttagggcctacccTAATCTAGTATGACCTCAACTTAatttgattatatctgcaaagaccctatttctccataaggtcacattcacaggtaccaagTGTTAGGTTAACATATCTtctaggggacacaattcaaccaaaCTCCAGTTGCATATGGATAAGGTTGGAGTCTGGGGAACTCCTAGACCCTTTTGGAAATTCTGCCCCTCCTGTGTCTGGCTGCCACGgatctttaaaatacatatttaaatatatttgtgtcCACTGGGGTTACATGATTAAACTCAAAATCCTTCTCTAAAGGTGACCCTCTCCTTAAAATCAAACTATCAACTTGATTGTGGAAAGCAGAAAGCTAAGCAGGGAGCCTGGCCCGAAGAGGATCCCCGAGGACACTCTGCACGGCTGCTCATGTGTTGACAAGGAGGATGAAGCACTTCACAACTTAATTCAACtctatttttcttatgttttaagaACCTACCAGAGTACATCGTCAGGGGATGTTAAATCAAAAGCACAACTCTCGACACCGTCTTTAAATTTGATGACCTTTGAGTAGACCCAGACAGGCAACGCCAGAATAAAGGAAGCTGCCCAAAGGCCCAAATTGATGCGGATGGTCTTGCACCTCGTTCTCCAACTTGTCAGTCGAAATGGTTGGACGAGAGCCAAGTACCTGCAAAGCCAGTTAAGAAGGATTTGGGAACAATCAATAAAAGCACTGAGCTCCAAGGATGAAAGGTTCATGACAAGAGtaaattattagtattattatccTCCCTGAAGCACACCTCTATCAGGGTAAAAGaaagttctattttttaagaGCTGGCTGGTACCTGTAGAGAAAACAACTCTTGACCTTGCAGGTCTGAATAAACCACTCACTGAAATAGCTGTCACTCCACGAACACACTGATAATGGCACAATTCTGCTAGGCAGACTCATTCTTTACAAAGGCGCTTCCCTTGTAGATGAGGCTCTGGAAAACCTGGTCTCTGAACAGGGATTTCCTCCAGGAGGAAGAGGCCCTCGGTAAGTCCCAGTAGGATTTACTGAcgtggaggcaggaaggaggaaagtgCACTGGCTGGTAGGAGAATCCCCCAGAAGGATGAGGTGGAGGCCCATGGGACAGACATTTCGCTCAGATGCCTTTGCTGGAGGGTCCCCGGGCTCTTGGAGTTTCAGTTCTCAGAATCACAGTGAAGATAGACAAACATGATTCTTACAGACAATGCAAAGTCCTTGGGGAACTTAGGCTGGAGGCCGGAGGGGGGATATGGGCTAATTTCATGGggaagagtttttcttttttcacatctttttttccattttagatcCCGGAAGAAAAAAGGATAATCATTAATCAAACTTGAAATCCTGACATACCAAATATATTTTGTCCTCTGGCAAATCCAAGAAGAATTTTTCAGAGCCAACTGAAAGCTAAAGCATGAAAAAGAGAGCTCAAATTTAGAGGGAAGGGTATTTGAGAAAACATTtttgccaggggtgggggtggtggaagGTGGTATTcgtagaaattaaataaatgtaaaatatggtTTTGATggtcatttcattttctccaagCTTTTGTAGAGCTACTTAATGAagatttacaaaatgaaaaactcCCTGTCCTCTTTCAGTTTTGCACAAGAGGCAGGATGTTTTGCCATCAGCTAAGGGATCCCTCAGCTTGTAGGGAGAGATTGTGGCCCAGGGTGCCTCAGCACCCCTCCTTCTGCACATGCACCTGCATTACCTGCTCTAAGGAGAGAAGGCCCCCTGCCCGCCCTGCTGGTGAAGGGGATGAGGTAGTGATTGTACAGCAGGCCAGGCATCATCTGTCTGGGAATAAAGGATGATGAGTAATAGCATTGATCCATTAGGGAATTTTCTCTAATCATATTCTCCCCAGCTAAAATCCCTTCAATGGCTTTCCAACATCTTTCAGGTAAAACTTAAACTTTTATCATGACCCACAAGGTCTTTCTCCACCTGGCCCTGCCTGCAACTTGGGCCGAAGCATGTGCCAGTCTCTCTGGCCTTCCTTCAAGTTCTTTCCCCTTTCAGAGCCAGGCACATGCTATTCTACCTGCCTGGCAGGAtctgtctctgcttcctcctgctcttccttcaaGTCCCCATTTaactgtctccctctctgtgaaGCCTCCCCTGACCACTTGCTCTATACAAGGGCCCATGCCTAAATGTGGGTCATTGGAGGACTCTACTTTTCCTTCTTAGTATGTATCACTGTGTGGAAATACACATTTACCCATGTGACTCTTCACTAAATGTCTGTCTACGCCTCTGGAATGGAAGCCTCATGAGGGCAGGAGCCTTTCTTATGAGTTTAATGCTACTGTATCTCCTGTGTCTGGCACAGTCCCTGGCCTATGGtccatgctcaataaatatttgttgaatgaatgaattgaatgaatgaatgaatagggaGTTTTGGATCCTACTTTCTGACTTTTGATGTTGTAGAgaatttatttacaaaagtaaCCACTAATAAAAGTCTTAGGTAGCTTTCATCTGGaggcaaaaatttttaatattttggaattttacaAATTACTTTTGTATTGCTTTGGAGGTCAGAACTCACAATATTCTACACACTTGCAGTTATTTATTAATCCGAGAAAGGTAAATGAAAGAGTTATAGGAAACACTTGAAATTTATGATCCATTAAATTGACAATTAAAATGACTTAAATGTATAAACAATAAGGCATACTTATGGCACTAACATTTGGTTATGGACTTACACAGAAAACTCCATTTCTGTTTTACAAAATGGCAGATTTGGTTGAATTTTTACGAATTGCCAGGGAGGAAAAGTTTCAGTTTTATAGAGTCTTCATTTGTTTCTGGCCACGTGATCCTCTAGAGTGAGGAAAGGGAGAAGCAAAGGTCCTGAGTGTCCTAAGTAAAAGCTTAGCCTACCGCGTCCATCAGATTAAAACAAACAGATGCTATTCAGATGTACAagacacacacgcactcacacatACACTCAGAAAAAACCTGTGATCGTCAGAAAATATATACAGTTGGTCTGTTCCAAGGCAGACAATGTCCATCCCCTTATTTACAGTGAGAAGTTTACAGAAGAGGTAAAATTtcccctctttaaaaaaaagccaatacTCTCCTGCTTTCAGGGTACAGGATATGGAGAAGCTTTTATTATGTCTGAGAATGGGATTGTGATTTTTGGCAAAGCCTGTACTTTGGGTTGCTTTTCTGCAGTGGACCTGCGCTGTGCAGGGCCCTCCCCCAGTGTTGGAACCCTGGCAAGCTGACCAGCCTTTACTCAAGACACAGTCTGCGTTGGCTGGCATCAGCGGAACTAACCAGACCTGCACAGTGCAATGGTTAAAAAATGTGATGTTAATTATAAACTGAAAAGCACACTCTATGTTTCGAGAATTCTTTTGCAGGAAAGCAGCAGGatataaaaaatgcattaaaCATATGCATCATTATTCATGTCTGAATAGTAATAGTCCAGTGAGTGATTTATATGAACCTTGCTAttcctttgtttattcatctgAAGAATCACTCATCACTTCCCCACCCCAAAGGCCACTAGGAAGAGTAAAAGAGGCAGAGCTCAGGAAGAAGTCCGGGGTGGACCTGGGGAAATTTAACACAGCCCTCGAGactaacattcattcattcattcatcaatattttttgagcaccctTGTGCCAGGCGCTGTTACACAGACACTTGGGATGTATTGGTGATCAAAGACCCTGGCTTTGTGTAATTTACGTTTGAAGGATAGAGGAACctagaaaataaacaacacacacatccacacacaaagTTAATTAAACTATGTAATATATATGaagcaagggagaaagaaaaagattagagCAAGGGAGACCAAGTGTGCCGTGTTGGGGTGGGACGAAGGAGGTGAGTGGAGATTTGAAGTGAGTTGTTCTCTGAGACAGCATATTACTGTTGTGCATATTACTACTGTCTTTAGGGCTTGTTTCTGTTTGGGGAATGCTGCCATGACTGGTGTTGAGGTCCTGGCGTCTGGCTGATGCAGGGCACATACCGGCTTGCATGCTTCTTAAAGAGGCCAGACAGTGAGGTAGTTGCCAGCTACCTGCCATCTCTAGAGTTGGACAGCCTAGGTCTGAACTGGGGTCCACCACTCACTGGTTCATAAGTACTCAtcctcaccctcaccctcacctccTCGAATAACATTGGCTTACATGGTTGGTGAATATGGCTATGGCACATTCCAGGACAGAGTCTAATAAATTTCTAATGATGTAAAATGGCAGCATTTGCACTAACCAATCACAACGATGCATGTAAAAGATGGTCTTCCTAGTACTGGGACATCTCTTCCTACCTGTAGAGGAGCCCATATCTACTCCACTGATTCCTCGAGCTGCTGGGTAATAATAAGAGTGTGTGAGACAGTGAACATACCAGAAGCAGCCCTGGACAGGGTGTGAGGAGACCTACTTCacttctcagctctgccactggctCTCTATGTGCCTTCAGCAAATTCTCTCACCTCTCAGGGTTTCAGCTTCCTTATTGCAAGAATGACAGGGGGCATTCATTCTCGTCCCAATATCTCAAgattttatgatctttttttcATGCAAATAAAACTGAAGTCAAAAAGAATGATTAGAAAAAAGGAGAATTTAGTGTTTTAAGTTttccattaaataaaatagaccTCTGTGAAGGttggaaaaatattaagtaatcAGTCCTACAATGAAACAAGCAAAGGAAGAAGAGATTTGCTATTACAAACCAATACTGATGTTGCTTAAATTGGGGTGACCTTGGGTAACCTCTGAATTATGTTAGGATATTTCATCGTCTCTTCACTTACCTGTCCACACTCATTACAGTCATGATGGCACTGCAGGCAAACTGGTTGCAGGTGTCCAGTGATGTGATGATTGTGCAGAGAGGCCCCCCAAACACCCATTCTCCTCCTCGGGCCCACTGGTGAATAAGAAAAGGCATTCCAATGATGTGGACCAGATCAGCCACAGCCAGGTTGCAAATATAAATGTCAGGAATTGTTTTTTTCCTGGACCTGAAAGGAATGGAGGGAAACCGAGGATTGACATTGAAAGGACGCACCTTCTTCAATTTATGCCATctgttacacatttttttttattgagttaatgataggttacaatcttgtgaaatttcacttgtacgttaatgtttgtcactcctgttgtaggtgcaccacttcaccctttgtgttaCACATTTTTAATCGCCACAATTAATTTTGCAAGTTAAAGGAAAACCTACACAAATGCACATTCAAATGCCTAGTCTTGTGTATAATTAAACATTTTGAACAATTTATCTGATAACTAACTGTGGTGTTTTAGAAATATGTCCACAGTTCTTtgatattgcttttaaaaagtggagcctaattccctccctttgagtgtgggtCGAACTTAGCAACCCAGTTTTAATGAAGAGATGTGGTGGAATTGACAGTGTGATATTCGAAATTCAGATGTAATGGCATGGTGGcgttttctcctctctctcagatcactttgTCTGGGGGGAGCCAGCTGCCATCTTGTGAGGATGCTCAAGCAACACTATGGAGAGAGCCCTCTGGAGAGGAACACAACAACATGCCAGGTATGTGAGTGAGCTACCTTTCAGTAgatgctccagccccagccaaaCCTTTAGATAGTCATCTAAAGGCAGATAGCTTGACTGAAACTTTGTGAGataccctgagccagaaccaaccagctaagctgctcctggaTTCTTGACCCTCAAAACTATGTAAGgtaataaatgattgttgttttaagcccctaagttttggggtaatttctACATAGCAACAAATTACACCAACTCTAAGCTCACTCAGGCAAAAGGCTTAGTCTTTACTTATCCCTAGCGTAAAAAACAGCTGAACAGGGAAAATAAATGGTTTTCATTGTGCAATGCATTTTTCCCTACCAAAGCTGTAAGTTCAAATCCTAACTGAGgccattgtttaaaaaatttcaacCATTACTTTGAAATATTCCAATAAAATCTAACCCAACAGCAAAGACTATTAATTAAGATCCTGAACCCCAGACAGCGTGAAGAAGAAATCTGAGATGAGTAAACTGGGAGAGGGCATTGGGAAGGATCTCTTGGCCCTGCCAGGGGAAGTGAATTAGATACTATCTAGATGTGGCACTCTCCTTTGTAGGCAAAAGAATTTTCTGAGAGcagaaacttaaatttaaaattcagttggTGCCCTATCTTCAAGGAGTTGGGACATTCAATAATAAACAGGAATCATCTTTACTGGGAGACggtattcattaattcaacaaacattttattgagCACCAATTACACGTCAGGCATAATATTGTGCTCTGGTGCCACAGTACTAAACAACCCCAAAACCCTAACATCAAGGAGACATGTATAAATAAACAAGCACATTATAACGTGATGAGAGAAAACTAAAGCAAGCACAAGGAACACATAAAAGGGGCCTCTACCCTCTCCCGTGGGGA
This window encodes:
- the MCHR2 gene encoding melanin-concentrating hormone receptor 2; amino-acid sequence: MNSLHSSCWNTSAELLNKSWNKEFAYQALSVVDTVILPSMIGIICSTGLVGNILIVFTIIRSRKKTIPDIYICNLAVADLVHIIGMPFLIHQWARGGEWVFGGPLCTIITSLDTCNQFACSAIMTVMSVDRYLALVQPFRLTSWRTRCKTIRINLGLWAASFILALPVWVYSKVIKFKDGVESCAFDLTSPDDVLWYTLYLTITTFFFPLPLILVCYILILCYTWEMYQQNKDARCYNPSVPRQRVMKLTKMVLVLVAVFILSAAPYHVIQLVNLQMEQPTLAFYVGYYLSICLSYASSSINPFLYILLSGNFRKRLPQVQKRVTEKEINNMENTLKSSF